The Thermomicrobiales bacterium genome contains the following window.
GGCGATCGTCGTCCCGCTGCGGAGGACGCGGGCCGCGCGGCCGGCCGTCTTCCCACCGCTGCGGTGGTGGGCCGCCTGGGCGGGCATCGTCGCGTCGCGGCCCACCCTGTCGCTGCGGGCCATCCCGCCGGTCGGGTCGTGGACCCCGCGGGCGATCGTCGCTCCGCTGCGGAGGACGCGGGCCGCGCGGCCGGCCATCCTCCCACCGCTGCTGTTGCGGACTGCCCGGGCGCGCATCGTCGCGTCGTGGCCCACCTTGTCGCGGCGGACCATCTCGCCGGTCGGGTCGTGGGCCTCGCGGGCGATCGTCGTCCCGCTGCGGAGGACGCGGGCCACGCGGCCGGCCGTCCTCCCGCCGCTGCTGTTGCGGACCGCCGGGACGCGCATCGTCGCGTCGTGGCCCGCCCGGTCGCGGCGGAGCGTCCCGCCGGTCGGGTCGCGGACCGCGCGGGCGATCGTCGTCCCGCTGCGGAGGACGCGGGCCGCGCGGCCGGCCATCTTCCCACCGCTGCTGTTGCGGGCTGCCCGGGCGCGCATCGTCGCGTCGTGGCCCACCTTGTCGCGGCGGACCATCTCGCCGGTCGGGTCGCGGACCGCGCGGGCGATCGTCGTCCCGCTGCGGAGGACGCGGGCCGCGCGGCCGGCCGTCTTCCCACCGCTGCGGTGGTGGGCCGCCGGGACGCGCATCGTCGCGTCGCGGCCCGCCCGGTCGCGGCGGGCCATCCCGCCGGTCGGGTCGTGGGCCTCGCGGGCGATCGTCGTCCCGCTGCGGAGGACGCGGGCCGCGCGGCCGACCATCTTCCCACCGCTGCGGTGGTGGGCCAACTGGACGCGCATCGTCGCGTCGTGGCCCGCGGTCGTCTCCGTCCGGCCGGCTGGTCGGTCCCGAACCACTTCGTCCGGGTCCGCCCGTCGGCTGGCGGTATGGACGCGGAGCACCATCGACCGAAGGTCGACCCGAGGGCGGTGGTTCGCCTCGCGACTCGGGCCGCTTCCGCCGCGGATCGTGCCGCTGAGCGTCCATGTCCTCATCGGTGATACGAAGCGCCTCGCGAAGCTGGATCAGTTCACCCTCGCGAAGATCACGCCAATAGCCGCGCGGAATGTCGCCGAGCTGAAGTGGACCGATCCGGGTGCGCACGAGCTGGAGAACTGGATAGCCGACCTCCTCGAACATGCGTCGGACAATCCGGTTGCGCCCTTCGTGAAGGACGATCCGGACAACGGTCCCATCCTCGACGTTCTTGATCGGGCGGACCGACTCCGGTTGCGCGCGCTCACCATCGACAAGTATTCCTCGTCGCAAGCGATCGAGCACTGCCGGTGGCGGATGTCCATCCAGCTGCGCCTCGTATTCCTTGTCGATCTCGAAGCTCGGATGCATGACGCGATGCGCCACGAGCCCGTCGTTCGTTAGCAACAACAGACCCTCGGTCTGCCGGTCCAACCGCCCGACAGGCACGACTCGCTCCCCAACCTGGACGAGATCCATCACCGTATGTCGCCCGCGTTCATCGTCCGTCGTGGTGATGTAACCCTTGGGCTTGTTGAGCAGAATGTAGCGCAGGCGTGGACTCGGGATAATCATCCCGTCCACCTCGATCTTCTGGGCCGATGGGTCGACCTGAGTCCCGAGCTCGGTAACCACCTTGCCGTCGACTCGCACGCGCCCGGCAACAATCATCTCTTCGGCCCGACGGCGCGACGCGACGCCCGCTGCGGCCAGAACGCGCTGCAGCCGTTCCATCAATTACCAATCCTCCCGGCGACGATCAGGCCGCCCGTCCTATCTGGGACACCGTTGCGGCGCCACCCACCGAGTATACGGGGAGCCGCGCAACAACCCGACCATTGGTTGTGAATTCGACGATCCCCAGCCAGGGCGTTGCTGGATCTGTGTCGCGCTCCAGCTCCCAGGTCAATCCGTCGAACTGGCTGGCGGTCATCAACACAGTCCGCCGGATCATGAACCGC
Protein-coding sequences here:
- the cmk gene encoding (d)CMP kinase, which codes for MRTWTLSGTIRGGSGPSREANHRPRVDLRSMVLRVHTASRRADPDEVVRDRPAGRTETTAGHDATMRVQLAHHRSGGKMVGRAARVLRSGTTIAREAHDPTGGMARRDRAGRDATMRVPAAHHRSGGKTAGRAARVLRSGTTIARAVRDPTGEMVRRDKVGHDATMRARAARNSSGGKMAGRAARVLRSGTTIARAVRDPTGGTLRRDRAGHDATMRVPAVRNSSGGRTAGRVARVLRSGTTIAREAHDPTGEMVRRDKVGHDATMRARAVRNSSGGRMAGRAARVLRSGATIARGVHDPTGGMARSDRVGRDATMPAQAAHHRSGGKTAGRAARVLRSGTTIARGVHDPTGGMARSDRVGRDATMPAQAAHHRSGGKTAGRAARVLRSGTTIARAVHDPTGEMVRRDRVGRDATMPARAVRNSSGATKPVDNDQSAIEGGSVGHDGEHESHQFTVAIDGPAAVGKSTVGEQVAARLGAVYFDTGILYRALTLEAIQRGIDPADEPALARLAADLNVSIQRPSLDDGRQSDILLNGQDVTWELRSGEVDRAVSLVSALPAVRQALLEPQRRIGRSGRVVMVGRDIGTVVLPGAEVKIFLVASVEERARRRFEQFRGTSKGQDLDQILADLCHRDAIDSARDVAPLRPADDSIVIDTDPLTTEEVIARIVDVATVRLETGKRP